The sequence cgCGTCATAATTGCCTGGTACCTCATCTAAGTGACGATTTAAAAGAGcggagaaagaaagagtggACAAAACAGTGTGAGAGAtagcgagcgagagagagatataTACCTAGCAGACAGCGCTAGGTTGGAGAGATGGCCGACTATAGAACTACAAAGGTCTATCGAGAACGCCGCGAAAACGATTCTGACGACGAGCGCTTCAAGAGCACCACTGTGACCCGATACAAAGTCAACCAACCCCGAGTAGAGCGATACGACCGTGTTGAGAAGTTTGTTGAGATGGACGACGAACGCCGCTCACGCTACTCTGGGCCTGGCGAGCGGGATTTTGTCGAGTATGAGCGAAGAGAGCGAGCATATGTCCCGGACAGGCCACGCTCGGCCGTAGACGTCGAGGCTGATCGCTCCCGCACCGTCTTCTATGAGCGTGATGTCGAGCGCCGGGAGACGGATCGCGACTGGGAGAGGGAAAGACGCCCTCGCCACCATGAGGAAGATGTGCGAGTGGAAAAGAGAGTCGAGGAGCGCTTTGACgacggccatggccatgaggTCGATCGCTATCGCAAAGAGACTGAGTATTACCGCGAGCCAGATCATACGTCTTCTCCCGTCGTGGTCCGCCAACGGGCTCCGGACCAGAAGATTATTGTCCAGGAAGCCCCCCCGCAGCAGATAGTCATTCCCCGGCAGGATCCCAGCATCATTGTgctcagagagagagagggcgaCCGAGAAGTCGCTCGCCCCGCTCCTTACGATGAAGAGTATTATTACCGCCGCGAAAGACGAGAGATTGGCCCCTACAAAGGCGATCGCCGCCCGCGACGGGACGACTACCAcagcgacgaggatgacTATTACTACTCTCGTCGCACCACTCGTCGCGAGCGAAGCCAGAGCTCAGATCACCACAAGCGCCATCTAGCTGAGGGTGCCCTTGCCGGCGCTGGCATCactgctctgctctccaGTCGCCCCAACGAGTACGGAGAGATTTCGGAGCACCGTGGTAAGAAGGTTCTTGCCGGTGCTGCTCTGGGAGCCATCGGAACCGAGGCCATCAGACGAGCCCACAGCGCCTATGAAGAGCACTGGGGTGACGGCAATGAATCCCCCGATCGCCATTCGACGCTCAAGAAAGGTCTGGGAATCGCCGCCGTTGCCCTCGCCGCAGCTGGTGCCGTCAAGTATCACCAAgccagcaaggctgaaaaggaggagaggcgCCGAGGACGAAGCCGAAATCGAGGATACTATTCATCTGATGAAGACTACTACTCTGATCGCTCTCACTCGCGCAAGCCCAGCCGCAAGCGCAGTCTCTCCACCCTGGCCAAGGCGGCCATCGGAACCGCGGCGACTGCTGGTATCGTGAAGCATTTTCGTGACAAGTCAAAGTCGCGATCCAAGTCACGACACTCTCGACATGGCAGCAGATCCCGCAGCAAGTCCGCGCTTCGCCGTGGCGCCGAGCTTGCTGCCGGCGCTGCAGCAGTAGGCGTGGCTGGCAAGATGTGGAAAGATCACCATgataagaagaaggagagggagagaggggaaTCGGCCTCTCGTGGATACAGCGATGAAGATCGCGAGTACGATGGACACAACTCACACAgtaggagcaggagcaggagcaggagcaggtCGAGAGCCAGATCCCTTTATTCCGAAGCCGTGGCTGATCCTGGGCTAGGCTTGATTGAGTACGGGCACGATCCCCTACCACCCGATCCGCGCTCTCCAACTGGCCAAGGATATGAATCCGAGGCCGAGGAAAGGCGGCGAAACCGACGGAGAAGACGTGAAAGAGacccatcttcttcttctgagtCCGACGAGGAGAGGAAACGAAGCAGAAGTCAGCTGCGAGACATGGCTGCCGCAggcgctgcggcggcggGAATCAAAGAATACAAGGacagaaaggaaagagagcgtagggaagaagagagacgggaagagaagcgagaggagaggaaagaggaTAGAAAGGAGAGACGGTCGAAGGAGAGGCGCTCGAGGGAGCGCGAGGAGCAAGGACAACGTAAGATTCCCCCCTCATAGCCCCAAGCCATTCTGgctgtttctctttctcttggtttcttttttttttcttctattcgGTGCGTCTTCTTTCAAACGATAACTTACTTTTGAGCTCTTGTAGGCTACCCCAAGGTCCCTTCAAACGGAGCCTACTTTGAAGACCAAAACAGGCCGCATTCACCCCCAAATGCCTCCGGCGGCGCCTACTACGGGGCTCCCCCTTATCCCACAACTCCGGGATCCAGCATCCCTGGAAAtgtcccccctcccccagcACCTCCCCCAGCTGccgggccgccgccgcctccggcTAATGTTCCGCCGCGCGAGCACTCCTACACGCCGTATACTGACCCCACTGTGCCGGAACCTCGTGAGTACCACCCCTATGTGCCTCAAGATTACCACGGGTACgcgcctccacctccaccggCTGGTCCCCCGCCACCTTCGGGACCGCCGCCTCCTGGTAACTCTTCAGGAGTGCCAGGATACGCCCGCCCGCCAGCTGGACCCCCGCCTTCGGGCCCGGCTCCCCCCCCTGGACCTCCCCCTCCAGGGCCACCGGCGGGCGGTAGCTTCCCGCAAGATTATGTGAGTGACCTCTCCAGAAACAAGAATCCACC comes from Trichoderma asperellum chromosome 3, complete sequence and encodes:
- a CDS encoding uncharacterized protein (EggNog:ENOG41), which encodes MADYRTTKVYRERRENDSDDERFKSTTVTRYKVNQPRVERYDRVEKFVEMDDERRSRYSGPGERDFVEYERRERAYVPDRPRSAVDVEADRSRTVFYERDVERRETDRDWERERRPRHHEEDVRVEKRVEERFDDGHGHEVDRYRKETEYYREPDHTSSPVVVRQRAPDQKIIVQEAPPQQIVIPRQDPSIIVLREREGDREVARPAPYDEEYYYRRERREIGPYKGDRRPRRDDYHSDEDDYYYSRRTTRRERSQSSDHHKRHLAEGALAGAGITALLSSRPNEYGEISEHRGKKVLAGAALGAIGTEAIRRAHSAYEEHWGDGNESPDRHSTLKKGLGIAAVALAAAGAVKYHQASKAEKEERRRGRSRNRGYYSSDEDYYSDRSHSRKPSRKRSLSTLAKAAIGTAATAGIVKHFRDKSKSRSKSRHSRHGSRSRSKSALRRGAELAAGAAAVGVAGKMWKDHHDKKKERERGESASRGYSDEDREYDGHNSHSRSRSRSRSRSRARSLYSEAVADPGLGLIEYGHDPLPPDPRSPTGQGYESEAEERRRNRRRRRERDPSSSSESDEERKRSRSQLRDMAAAGAAAAGIKEYKDRKERERREEERREEKREERKEDRKERRSKERRSREREEQGQRYPKVPSNGAYFEDQNRPHSPPNASGGAYYGAPPYPTTPGSSIPGNVPPPPAPPPAAGPPPPPANVPPREHSYTPYTDPTVPEPREYHPYVPQDYHGYAPPPPPAGPPPPSGPPPPGNSSGVPGYARPPAGPPPSGPAPPPGPPPPGPPAGGSFPQDYRP